Below is a window of Leisingera sp. S132 DNA.
AAACCGCTGCGCTCAAAGCTTGGTACATGGGGCAGTCGCGCGTTTATGCTGCACGCAAGCACGGTCAGTCTTACGGGTATTTGCGGGCATTGGGAGAGGCTATCCTCCAACTTATCTCACCGCTAAACCTTCTGTCTGCGCGTAAGCGGTCAAAAAGCTGGTACTACTTCCAGGCCATTCTCAGCAGCAGAAGGCAACAAGGTGCGAACCGGCTGCCCCCATGGCAATAGTCCAGCTATTTGTCTAATCTGAAAACCATGCCAACAAGGTTGTCTCATGAAATTGCCACCGTTCTGGAAGATTGCTCGGGAGCTAAGGCGTCCTTTCCAGCAATTGAGGATGCTGCCCAGCAGGATGGGAACCTTTTTGTTTGGTCATCACTATTATGACTGCGTATTGGCTCGCCAAACTCGTTGCCGCACTGGTAAGCTTCAGGCAGGATCGAAGGTGGCGATCTACTTGATCTTTCCTCAAAACGGGTTGCTTGCCTCGCACCTTACAGCGCTACGGTACTTGAATTCAAAGGGATACGCGACGATCGTCGTTTCAAATATTCAATTGAATGAGGGTGAATTCGGCAAACTGAAAGACCTTTGTTGGCAATTCATTGAAAGGCCGAACTTTGGTTATGACTTTGGCGGTTACCGAGATGGTGTCATGAAAGTTCTGGAGACGCAGAGTCATATAGAGCGTCTGGTGCTATTGAACGATTCTGTGTGGTTTCCTTTGCCTGGATCAACTGATTGGCTGGAGCAAGCAGAACAAAGGCAACTCGACTTTGTTGGCGCGGCCAGCAACTTTGGTCATCCCAGAGTGGATGCCAAGGACTTTAAAAGTATACAGTGGAGCTATTCCACAAGCCATAAGAACTTCCATTACTGTTCATATGCGTTGATGTTCTCGGAGCGAATTCTGAGCGATGTCCAGTTTCGTAATTTCTGGAAGCGGTTCCCGCTTACCAACAATAAGAAGGTCACAGTGCGGCGCGGGGAAATCGGCCTTAGCCAATGGGTGATCTCGCATGGATTCACCCATGGGTCGACGCTGGAGCTGGACAATCTCGACAGAGAAATTTCTGCTTTGGGTGAAAAGGAAATTAGAAAAGCAGCTGAGCAAACAGTCATCCCGGAACGGCCCCGATTGCTGGAGTTGAAGGAACACTTGCTGACAAATGATGCTTCTACCCAAGACCTTAGGGATTTTATCCTGACAGCGGTCTCTTCGCAGGGAGTTAGCTATGCGCTGCCTGCGCTGATGCATGAGAGGGAGGGTTTTGCATTCCTAAAGAAGTCACCTTGTTGGCTAAACGACCGGGCCTACGAGCTTACAGTCGATTTCGCCAAGGGGCTGGATGGTGAACTTGGGCCAGCAATACTTAGGGAAGCAGCACAATTGCGCCAACAGCGTAAGCTGGACCCTGTTCTTCATACAGCCAGGGGGGAACTATGAACCAGTCTTCTATGGTCAGATAAACAATGCTCTTCGGCGCCTCCTCAATATTTACCCCTCATTTGGCATTGTGATGAACTTCTATGACGACCTTTGTGTTGAGAGTTGCTAACTTTCTTTCGGCTCTTTGGACGTGGAGGTTCTCCGAAATCCCCCAAAATAACATGAGATCGACCTGATGCGTGTACTTCTTCTGGATGCTGCTTTTGCGGTAGAACCGATTCACCGCTATCTGATTGGCCAAGGCCATCAGGTATGGACAATCAGCAATCGGCCCCATGATACCCTGGCGTTGTCGTATCCGAACCAGTGGATTAGAGGGGACTACAGCGATGTCTCCCTCGTTCAAGATCAAATTATTCGTCTGGGTATTGAGGCGGTGATCCCGGGCTGCACTGATGTTTCGATGGAAACTTTCACTCAACTGCCACAGAGTGATTTCTTTAGTTATCCATCCTCGGCTGATCAGGTGTTGGGCAAAAAAAGCTTGTTTCGAGGTCTTTGCGCAGAACTAGAGCTTCCTGCGCCGCAAGCCTTTGAAACAGACGCACTACCTGATGACGGGATATTGATTTGCAAACCATGCGATAGTTTCAGTGGGAGGGGGGTGACAGTCTTCGAGGCTGTTGACAGGGAGGCGCGTGATCAGGCAATCGCTAGAGCAAAGGCAAACAGCCCTTCTGGAGAGGTGGTTTGCGAAAACTTTGTGCAGGGACAGCTTTATAGCTTTACCGCATTCATTGAGCACGGGCAGGTCGTGAACGCCTTTGTGGTTCGAGAAGGTTCGCATTATGATCCCTTTGCTGTTGATACCTCTTATGTCGCGCATGATTTTTCTCCAGCATTGTTTGACGACTGCAAAGCTGCGGTTGAGGCAGTAGCAGGCAGGTTGCAGCTGTGCGACGGCCTCATACATACGCAATTCATTTCAGATGGCAGCGGCATCGCGCTGATTGAAATGTCGCGCAGATGTCCAGGTGACCTCTATCCAATGCTTATTGAATATAGTACGGGTTTTCCCTTTGCTGCCCGTTATGCTTCATATTTTCTAGGGCAGGCCGGCCCTGCTTGGTCTGCGAAGTCCCGCCCGGTTCTGCGGCATACCATCAAGCACCCCGGTGGGCGGCCCTTCCCGGGCTTTGGTCCTCTTCCCTGCGCGGGCCTCATGGAGCTGGTGCCCACAGTCCGAGCTGGAGAGCGGCTTCCCGATTCGCCTGCCGCGCGGGTAGCTGTTTCTTTCTATGATCTGGCGGAGTCTCAAGCACTCGAAAGGGCCTATACTCAGCTGGCTCAATCGTAACGGTTGCGTTGTTGAGAGATGAAGTGGGGTTATGAAGTTCGGATGCATGTTCGGCTCATTATATCGAGTTGCAAAGAACCCGGTTCCTAGGCTATTCGCCTAGGAACTAAACTTGGTTGTTGCGTAAATACGCCCCTGAAACCTTGCAGCACTTCACCGAGAGGCGGCTGGCAGAGCGGATCTCAGGTCTGATCGCCAGTTGAAATGACTGGTATGAAATCGTTTTTTAGGACTCTGTTGCGTTCGGAAGCATCGGCCGGCAAGGAGAAAAGCCCGCTGTCCCGCCTGATCGGTGACAGTCTGATTACTCAGCGGAAGTACTACGGTATTTCGATTGCAGCGATGATCGTTGTATCAGTGACAGCGGCGCTCACGGCTTATCTAATGGAAGGCATTGTCGATTCGTTGACCGCGACCGACAACCGTGCTCAGGTTTTCCTGGTTGCCTTTGCAGTGGTCGTAGTTTTTGCGGTTAAGGGACTGGCGACATACGTTCAACTGGTTTTCATGGCGCGGGCGGGCAACCGTATTATCGCCGATCAGCAGAAGAAGACGTTTGAGAAGCTTCTGGATCACGGAGTCTCCTATTTCACACTGACCGAGTCGTCGGACCTGCTGACACGGTTGACACATGGGGCGCAGCAGGCGCGGCGGGTTGTCGATCTGCTGGTGACCTCTGTGGTTCGTGATTCACTGACCTTAATTGGACTTCTGGCTGTGATGTTCTATCAGCAACCAGTGCTATCCCTGATCTGCCTTGTCATTGGCCCGATGGCTATCTTGGGCGTGCGATCACTGTTGAAGCGCGTCAGGGAATTGATGCAGCAGGAAATGACGTCTCTGGCTGAGATCATCAAGGTAGTCCAGGAAACCGCGCAGGGCATTCAAGTCATCAAGGTGTTCTCGCTCGAAGAACGCATGGCGCAGCGCATGAGTGGCGCAGTTCGCCAGGTCGAAAATCGAGCAAATTCGATTATCCGCCTTGAGGCCATCACCAGTCCGCTGATGGAAACTCTGGCTGGTTTCGCAATCGCTGCTGTGGTGGCTCTGAGTGCCTTAAATCTTTTTGGCGCGACCCCGCCCACTGCCGGGCAGCTAATGTCTTTTGTCACTGCGCTTCTAATGGCTTACGAACCAGCTAAGAGATTGTCGCGTATGAGGATTTCTTTGGAAGCAGGGCTGATTGGCGTTAAAATGATGTACGATCTGCTCGACTATCAGGAAAATCTGGTTGAACAGCCGGATGCGGTCAATCTACCTGAAGGACCTGGCCGGGTTGTCTTTGAGGACGTGCAGTTCGGATATGATAACGGAGACCCAGTGCTTAGGGGGCTCAATTTGGAGTTTGAGCCAGGCAAACTAACCGCCCTCGTTGGTCCCTCGGGCGGAGGGAAATCGACCATCCTGAACCTGGCAATGCGGCTTTACGATCCAAGCGCCGGAGCGGTACGTATCGATGGACAGAACTT
It encodes the following:
- a CDS encoding rhamnan synthesis F family protein, producing MKLPPFWKIARELRRPFQQLRMLPSRMGTFLFGHHYYDCVLARQTRCRTGKLQAGSKVAIYLIFPQNGLLASHLTALRYLNSKGYATIVVSNIQLNEGEFGKLKDLCWQFIERPNFGYDFGGYRDGVMKVLETQSHIERLVLLNDSVWFPLPGSTDWLEQAEQRQLDFVGAASNFGHPRVDAKDFKSIQWSYSTSHKNFHYCSYALMFSERILSDVQFRNFWKRFPLTNNKKVTVRRGEIGLSQWVISHGFTHGSTLELDNLDREISALGEKEIRKAAEQTVIPERPRLLELKEHLLTNDASTQDLRDFILTAVSSQGVSYALPALMHEREGFAFLKKSPCWLNDRAYELTVDFAKGLDGELGPAILREAAQLRQQRKLDPVLHTARGEL
- a CDS encoding acetyl-CoA carboxylase biotin carboxylase subunit family protein, which produces MRVLLLDAAFAVEPIHRYLIGQGHQVWTISNRPHDTLALSYPNQWIRGDYSDVSLVQDQIIRLGIEAVIPGCTDVSMETFTQLPQSDFFSYPSSADQVLGKKSLFRGLCAELELPAPQAFETDALPDDGILICKPCDSFSGRGVTVFEAVDREARDQAIARAKANSPSGEVVCENFVQGQLYSFTAFIEHGQVVNAFVVREGSHYDPFAVDTSYVAHDFSPALFDDCKAAVEAVAGRLQLCDGLIHTQFISDGSGIALIEMSRRCPGDLYPMLIEYSTGFPFAARYASYFLGQAGPAWSAKSRPVLRHTIKHPGGRPFPGFGPLPCAGLMELVPTVRAGERLPDSPAARVAVSFYDLAESQALERAYTQLAQS
- a CDS encoding ABC transporter ATP-binding protein, with amino-acid sequence MTGMKSFFRTLLRSEASAGKEKSPLSRLIGDSLITQRKYYGISIAAMIVVSVTAALTAYLMEGIVDSLTATDNRAQVFLVAFAVVVVFAVKGLATYVQLVFMARAGNRIIADQQKKTFEKLLDHGVSYFTLTESSDLLTRLTHGAQQARRVVDLLVTSVVRDSLTLIGLLAVMFYQQPVLSLICLVIGPMAILGVRSLLKRVRELMQQEMTSLAEIIKVVQETAQGIQVIKVFSLEERMAQRMSGAVRQVENRANSIIRLEAITSPLMETLAGFAIAAVVALSALNLFGATPPTAGQLMSFVTALLMAYEPAKRLSRMRISLEAGLIGVKMMYDLLDYQENLVEQPDAVNLPEGPGRVVFEDVQFGYDNGDPVLRGLNLEFEPGKLTALVGPSGGGKSTILNLAMRLYDPSAGAVRIDGQNLASAKFQSIRQRISFVGQNTFLFADSVMENIRLSRPDASDEDVIEAAKAANAHDFIEKLPLGYHTLVGENGSFLSGGQKQRLSIARAMLRKGGILLLDEATSALDASSEARVKEALARATKGTTTIMIAHRLSTVLEADRIYVVVDGQIAEAGTVQELLSRGGEFKKLFDTQYEGFVTASG